In a genomic window of Nitrospira sp. ND1:
- a CDS encoding ImmA/IrrE family metallo-endopeptidase has protein sequence MIADDPQALLKALHVTAPRDIDIEAIAQYCGATVMYERLVGCEGRIIGHGNRAIITVDQRATTSRKRFSAAHELGHWMKHRGKVALVCNNEQLMCKWEGRDRESVANRYAAELLLPQYLFQSLLKDKPLTLETVRGLAEQFETSITATAMRLVQLTDRPAALICASAHGRAWFELSPSAKAAQCWPRRTLPVESGAAAILKRDEEPIGPRKVSPTVWFGGNNASIRDVVEDTVRITAHLALSLVVWPSSCAR, from the coding sequence ATGATTGCTGACGATCCACAAGCGTTGCTGAAAGCATTACACGTCACCGCTCCTCGTGACATTGATATCGAAGCCATTGCGCAATACTGCGGCGCCACAGTGATGTACGAACGGCTTGTTGGGTGTGAAGGACGGATTATCGGCCACGGCAATCGCGCAATTATCACAGTGGACCAACGGGCGACCACGTCGAGAAAAAGATTCTCTGCCGCTCATGAATTGGGCCATTGGATGAAGCATCGCGGCAAAGTCGCCCTCGTTTGCAATAATGAACAGCTGATGTGTAAGTGGGAAGGACGTGATAGAGAGAGCGTGGCCAATCGCTATGCAGCTGAATTGCTCCTGCCACAGTATTTGTTTCAATCGCTTTTGAAAGATAAGCCTCTCACCTTAGAAACGGTTCGAGGGTTGGCAGAACAATTTGAAACCAGTATCACCGCGACCGCCATGCGTTTGGTCCAGCTGACAGATCGTCCCGCCGCGCTGATTTGTGCAAGTGCGCACGGTCGAGCGTGGTTTGAGCTCAGTCCCAGTGCCAAAGCGGCGCAATGTTGGCCGCGACGCACCCTTCCGGTTGAATCCGGAGCGGCTGCTATTCTCAAGCGTGATGAGGAGCCGATTGGGCCCAGAAAAGTATCCCCCACGGTCTGGTTTGGTGGAAACAATGCCTCCATCAGGGATGTCGTCGAAGACACGGTGAGAATCACTGCCCACCTTGCCCTTAGTTTGGTTGTTTGGCCCTCGTCTTGTGCAAGATAA
- a CDS encoding Do family serine endopeptidase, protein MKTQTSFATALILALGFSGWLTGTSAITLAATDIASPPRKESPGLRMLEELQTVITDLAEEAKPSVVSIFPIQTLGKSRDGSGERVPNSTGSGSGVIVDPNGHIITNNHVVGDATEVEVRLSDKTKLFAQVVGKDPDTDLAVLKVTTDHPLPAARFGDSTGVKVGQWVLAVGNPFGLDRTVTLGVVSGIGRENINLSRYENFIQTDASINPGNSGGPLFNLRGDVIGINTAIINFAQGIGFAIPSNMAKQVMNQLISKGKVVRAWLGVGLQPLTPDLANKFGVDENEGVLVNEVFERDPAALAGIKPGDVITKVDGALVDTPNKLSRLVAALDPGSTTHVEVVRDGKRLTLNVALSERRDAVVTASLPQSRTDLKLGIDVQDLTAGLAEKFRLNESRGVLISKVEAGSLAQAEGLREGDLVKEVNRVDTGTVGEFTVAVSKVKRGDTILLRVLREGRAFYVVLKPADR, encoded by the coding sequence ATGAAGACACAGACTTCCTTCGCGACCGCACTCATTCTCGCTCTCGGTTTCTCCGGGTGGCTGACAGGCACCTCAGCGATCACACTGGCCGCTACCGACATCGCATCACCCCCTCGGAAAGAGTCGCCTGGGCTGCGCATGCTCGAAGAACTCCAAACCGTGATCACGGACTTGGCCGAGGAGGCTAAACCGTCGGTCGTGAGCATTTTCCCGATTCAGACCCTGGGCAAGTCGCGCGACGGATCCGGCGAGCGGGTTCCGAACTCCACAGGTTCCGGCTCAGGCGTCATCGTCGATCCAAACGGTCACATTATTACGAATAACCATGTGGTGGGTGATGCCACGGAAGTTGAGGTTCGCCTCTCCGACAAGACCAAACTGTTCGCACAAGTCGTCGGCAAGGATCCGGACACCGACCTGGCTGTTCTGAAAGTCACGACCGACCACCCCCTCCCCGCCGCCCGGTTCGGTGACTCCACCGGAGTGAAGGTCGGTCAGTGGGTGCTGGCGGTCGGAAACCCCTTCGGTCTGGATCGAACGGTGACGCTCGGGGTGGTCAGCGGCATCGGGCGGGAAAACATCAATCTCTCACGGTACGAGAACTTCATCCAGACCGACGCCTCCATCAATCCAGGGAACTCCGGCGGACCGCTCTTCAATCTGCGGGGAGATGTCATCGGCATCAACACGGCCATCATCAATTTTGCCCAGGGGATCGGATTTGCGATTCCCTCCAACATGGCCAAGCAGGTGATGAACCAGCTCATCTCGAAGGGAAAGGTCGTGCGGGCCTGGCTGGGCGTCGGGCTGCAACCGCTGACACCGGATCTGGCCAACAAATTCGGCGTGGATGAAAACGAAGGGGTCCTGGTGAACGAAGTATTCGAACGGGACCCGGCCGCTCTGGCCGGCATCAAGCCGGGCGATGTCATCACCAAAGTCGATGGCGCGCTCGTCGATACCCCGAACAAACTCTCCCGCCTGGTCGCCGCGTTAGACCCCGGTTCCACGACGCATGTTGAAGTCGTGCGGGACGGCAAACGCCTCACGCTGAACGTGGCCCTGAGCGAACGCCGTGATGCGGTGGTTACGGCCTCTCTTCCTCAGAGCAGGACGGACTTGAAGCTGGGAATCGACGTACAAGACCTGACTGCGGGTCTGGCGGAGAAGTTTCGACTGAACGAGAGCAGAGGCGTTCTGATCTCGAAAGTAGAAGCAGGAAGTCTGGCCCAGGCCGAAGGGTTGCGGGAAGGCGATCTGGTCAAGGAAGTCAACCGCGTCGACACAGGCACAGTCGGAGAATTCACGGTGGCCGTCTCCAAGGTCAAACGCGGCGACACGATTCTCTTGCGCGTCCTGCGCGAAGGGCGGGCATTCTACGTCGTCCTGAAGCCCGCCGATCGGTAA
- a CDS encoding ATP-binding protein encodes MSHAPHLRPSVPSGTHPIETGRYTLFTPPLGRFCDDLKNWVNNRAAGAIVTAPPRFGKSKGIRFAVDELREELGAAFPVLTFCCQDHQYPTEARFFESLLSDLGHSLSHRGTASAKRARLAQFLVQQACVDHHQRLVLIGDEAQKLQEPQYKWLVDIYNDLDRHDIATTVVLVGQPELVHQRDAFEKAKKMQIVGRFMVHLHQFAGLRNQKDFAYRRGSGNSDSVLSGSLASPRPPRGGDTKERGDEENETESRGHV; translated from the coding sequence ATGTCACATGCCCCACACCTGAGGCCTTCTGTGCCTTCTGGAACCCACCCCATCGAAACTGGACGGTATACCCTCTTTACGCCGCCTTTAGGCCGCTTCTGTGACGACCTCAAAAATTGGGTCAATAATCGGGCTGCAGGCGCCATCGTAACTGCACCGCCCAGATTTGGAAAATCCAAAGGGATTCGATTTGCCGTTGACGAATTGCGCGAGGAACTTGGCGCGGCGTTCCCGGTCCTGACATTTTGCTGTCAGGACCATCAGTACCCGACCGAAGCACGGTTTTTTGAAAGTTTGCTCAGCGACCTCGGTCATAGCCTCAGTCACCGAGGAACTGCCAGCGCAAAGCGGGCACGGTTAGCGCAGTTTTTGGTACAGCAAGCCTGTGTCGATCATCATCAACGTTTGGTGTTAATTGGAGACGAGGCGCAGAAACTCCAGGAACCTCAATATAAATGGTTGGTCGATATCTATAACGATTTGGATCGCCACGATATCGCAACAACCGTTGTGCTTGTCGGGCAGCCGGAATTAGTTCATCAACGAGATGCCTTTGAAAAGGCAAAGAAGATGCAGATTGTGGGCCGGTTCATGGTGCATCTCCACCAATTTGCCGGCCTGCGAAACCAGAAGGATTTCGCATACAGAAGGGGCTCCGGAAATTCGGACAGTGTGCTAAGTGGTAGCCTGGCTTCACCGAGGCCCCCGCGAGGTGGCGACACAAAGGAGCGAGGCGATGAAGAGAACGAGACGGAATCACGGGGCCACGTTTAA
- a CDS encoding Mu transposase C-terminal domain-containing protein — protein MTTPKPRMDRDSLLPKLKDLSHWATVDLTLLDEEDADRVARRIQAVRAYIEGQPVGILSEQAGLPRQEVYRLVKRCTKPHPDGRIWGFRALVMGCHTAPYVRTATTDGSRPSQQGGAAGALTMLFDRHPTIREAVDALFLKKVEQDLVHESRMPVKVIHKHFIQKCKEAGLTARHYPFNMNHRGRRALSSYLKRLFKSNLKRAMKARHGDDAARALSSSGAGPDSIVTRPYERVEFDGHRIDAFCTIDLPNPYGGIQQLVLDRLWLLAIIDVKTRAILGYTLVLNPEYNAEDVLRCIKHALTPWKPLALTIPGLRYTEGSGLPSGVFSECAWALWDELWFDNAKANLADAVRSNLSRVVGCAINAGPVKTPQRRPFIERLFQTLEENGFHRLPSTTGSGPDDSRRDAPEAAALRWNISYQHLVELTDVLIARYNAEPHTGLGNRSPLEMLEYFIVNEGCEFRAVPEQKRQDLALLHIRVVRCIRGDVTQGKCPYVEFEGVRYYNDVLRHSPDLVGENLSLLVDPDDLRCVTAYLEDGREFGVLAAHGFWGRTPHSLTVRKAINKLRARKLIFYTDTEDPILVYMDYLNRQAQTSKRARGQSAKLQTVLHSVPPPQHTSLIVDVTESNPPVSSRTVYTPAMRKTRLN, from the coding sequence ATGACGACACCGAAGCCTCGAATGGATCGCGACTCACTCCTGCCAAAACTTAAAGACCTCTCGCACTGGGCGACAGTCGATCTCACTCTCCTGGATGAGGAAGATGCAGACAGAGTAGCAAGGCGAATTCAGGCCGTCCGCGCCTATATTGAAGGACAGCCGGTTGGAATCCTATCGGAACAAGCTGGCTTGCCTCGGCAAGAAGTGTATCGGCTCGTGAAACGTTGCACGAAACCCCACCCTGACGGACGAATCTGGGGATTTCGTGCCTTGGTGATGGGGTGTCACACCGCTCCTTACGTTCGAACAGCCACGACAGATGGCTCCCGGCCTTCTCAGCAGGGAGGAGCAGCCGGTGCACTCACGATGCTGTTCGACCGACACCCAACGATCCGAGAGGCGGTAGATGCATTGTTCTTGAAGAAAGTGGAACAGGATCTCGTTCACGAATCCCGAATGCCGGTCAAGGTGATTCATAAGCACTTCATTCAGAAATGTAAAGAGGCTGGCCTGACCGCAAGACACTATCCCTTCAATATGAATCATAGGGGACGGCGTGCACTGTCGAGCTATCTCAAGCGGCTTTTCAAATCGAACCTGAAACGAGCTATGAAGGCGCGCCACGGTGACGACGCAGCGCGGGCGCTGTCCTCGTCAGGGGCAGGACCTGACAGCATCGTAACCAGGCCGTACGAACGGGTCGAGTTTGACGGTCATCGGATCGATGCGTTTTGTACGATTGACCTGCCCAATCCCTATGGAGGAATTCAACAGCTTGTCCTTGATCGACTGTGGCTACTCGCCATCATTGACGTGAAGACACGCGCGATTTTGGGGTACACCTTGGTGCTGAATCCCGAATACAACGCGGAAGATGTCCTCCGTTGCATCAAGCATGCGCTGACGCCCTGGAAACCTCTGGCCTTAACCATCCCTGGACTAAGGTATACGGAGGGGAGTGGGCTCCCTTCCGGAGTATTTTCCGAATGCGCCTGGGCTTTGTGGGATGAGTTATGGTTCGATAACGCCAAAGCCAATCTTGCCGATGCGGTCAGGTCGAATCTTAGTCGAGTGGTCGGATGTGCCATTAACGCCGGCCCTGTGAAAACCCCTCAGCGTCGACCATTCATTGAGCGATTATTTCAAACGTTGGAAGAGAACGGATTTCATCGGCTGCCGTCCACAACAGGTAGCGGTCCGGATGATTCTCGCCGTGACGCCCCAGAGGCAGCAGCGCTGCGCTGGAATATTTCCTACCAACACCTTGTTGAACTGACTGATGTTCTCATCGCTCGATACAACGCGGAGCCACATACGGGATTGGGCAATCGGTCACCTCTCGAGATGCTTGAGTACTTTATTGTGAATGAAGGATGCGAGTTCCGGGCGGTGCCCGAACAGAAGCGACAAGATCTTGCGCTGCTTCATATCCGCGTCGTGCGGTGTATTCGTGGAGATGTGACGCAGGGGAAGTGCCCATACGTTGAATTTGAAGGCGTGCGCTATTACAACGATGTCCTCCGTCATAGTCCGGACCTCGTCGGAGAAAACCTCTCACTCCTCGTCGATCCGGACGACCTCCGCTGTGTCACCGCGTATCTCGAGGACGGTCGGGAATTCGGTGTGCTGGCGGCGCATGGGTTTTGGGGCCGGACGCCGCATAGCCTCACCGTTCGAAAAGCAATCAATAAACTCCGAGCTCGGAAACTGATCTTCTATACGGATACCGAGGACCCTATCCTCGTCTATATGGACTACCTCAATCGGCAAGCTCAGACGAGTAAGCGGGCAAGGGGGCAGTCGGCAAAACTCCAAACAGTGCTACATTCAGTTCCCCCGCCTCAGCATACTTCGCTGATCGTTGATGTAACAGAGTCGAATCCGCCAGTGTCGTCCCGCACGGTCTATACCCCCGCAATGAGGAAGACCCGCCTCAATTAA
- a CDS encoding IS3 family transposase (programmed frameshift) produces MKRTRRNHGATFKAQVALAAVKGDKTLADLAEQFQVHPTQITEWKQQLLARAADVFGGANPPAETPDLKTLHAKIGQLALENDFLAGGAHQGGLAERKAMIDRTHPLPVVRQCQLLKLARSTAYYQPMPVSETTLALMRRIDELHLQYPFAGARMLRDLLRREGRAIGRRQVATLMRRMGIEALYRKPSLSRRHPAHQIYPYLLRDLTISRPNQAWAADITYIPMRRGFLYLFAVLDWASRRVLAWRLSNTLTTDFCLEAVQEAITQYGCPEIFNTDQGCQFTSQEFTGLLTHHGIQISMDGKGCWRDNVFVERLWKSIKYEEVYLHAYDTVEAAHQGVARYLTFYNQTRPHQALDGQTPDQVYYDHLTTRQTAA; encoded by the exons ATGAAGAGAACGAGACGGAATCACGGGGCCACGTTTAAGGCGCAGGTGGCCTTGGCGGCGGTCAAAGGCGACAAAACCCTGGCCGACTTAGCGGAGCAGTTTCAGGTTCACCCCACCCAGATCACCGAATGGAAGCAGCAATTGCTGGCGCGGGCGGCGGACGTGTTTGGCGGAGCGAACCCGCCAGCAGAGACGCCCGATCTCAAGACCCTGCACGCCAAGATCGGCCAGCTGGCCCTGGAGAATGATTTTTTAGCCG GGGGCGCTCACCAAGGCGGGCTTGCGGAGCGCAAAGCCATGATCGATCGAACCCATCCCCTCCCGGTTGTGCGGCAATGCCAGCTGCTGAAGCTGGCCCGCTCGACCGCGTACTACCAGCCGATGCCGGTTTCAGAGACGACGCTGGCGCTGATGCGTCGGATTGACGAGCTGCATCTCCAGTATCCCTTTGCCGGTGCGCGCATGCTGCGCGATCTCTTGCGACGCGAGGGCCGCGCCATTGGCCGACGCCAGGTGGCCACTCTGATGCGCCGCATGGGCATTGAGGCCCTGTATCGCAAACCGTCGCTCAGCCGGCGGCATCCAGCCCATCAGATTTACCCCTATCTCTTGCGGGATCTCACCATCTCGCGTCCGAATCAGGCCTGGGCGGCGGATATCACCTATATTCCCATGCGTCGTGGCTTCCTGTATCTCTTTGCGGTGCTGGACTGGGCGAGTCGTCGGGTCTTGGCGTGGCGGCTGTCCAATACGTTGACGACGGACTTCTGTCTCGAGGCCGTACAGGAGGCGATTACGCAGTATGGCTGCCCCGAGATCTTCAACACCGATCAAGGGTGCCAATTCACGAGCCAGGAGTTCACGGGGCTGCTGACCCACCACGGCATTCAGATCAGCATGGACGGGAAAGGGTGCTGGCGGGACAACGTGTTCGTGGAACGACTCTGGAAGAGCATTAAATACGAAGAGGTCTATCTACACGCGTACGACACCGTCGAGGCCGCGCATCAGGGGGTGGCGCGCTATCTGACGTTCTATAATCAGACCCGGCCGCATCAGGCCCTTGACGGTCAGACACCAGACCAGGTGTACTATGACCATCTGACGACACGGCAGACCGCCGCGTAG
- a CDS encoding DUF6527 family protein — MKRTAHLIHEFVDFIPSQLKDGTVYVSLPFATAVHKCCCGCGNEVVTPLSPTDWTLIFDGASISLDPSIGNWSFSCRSHYWITRNTVMWARDWSSAEVEAVRGYDKFVKQRHLDQIRALPPIDKRRIHGEGLRDEKPLERLLRKAKSWWA; from the coding sequence ATGAAGCGCACAGCTCACCTCATACACGAGTTTGTCGACTTCATTCCCTCTCAACTGAAAGACGGAACGGTCTACGTATCCTTGCCTTTCGCCACCGCGGTTCACAAATGTTGCTGTGGCTGCGGCAATGAGGTGGTGACTCCACTGTCTCCGACAGACTGGACTCTCATCTTTGATGGCGCCTCCATTTCACTTGACCCATCGATCGGGAACTGGAGTTTTTCCTGTAGATCTCATTATTGGATCACTCGGAATACGGTCATGTGGGCCCGAGACTGGTCCAGCGCAGAAGTGGAGGCTGTTAGGGGCTATGACAAATTCGTGAAACAACGTCATTTGGATCAGATCCGAGCGCTGCCTCCTATTGATAAGAGGCGCATACATGGGGAAGGCCTACGAGATGAGAAACCACTGGAACGCTTGTTGCGCAAGGCTAAAAGTTGGTGGGCATAG
- a CDS encoding TrkA C-terminal domain-containing protein, whose product MLSFELLARVRKELFLTGSALYETIVAIAERVNRKVHVLRLHGQATTILNQIHAIHRQVGRRIAELGTKPSGAIPAVAPGTLPSLENTIRTASDRIKGQQAALQQIERHIRDLKIELAHEDLLTMQRELGLRDAAIERVLVARGAPVIGHPIGEFDLPSTTHIVAVFRGPFLLPLSDSMTLRPDDIVILVGLRHDLAHWLPHFQRPAASKSA is encoded by the coding sequence ATGCTGTCTTTTGAGCTGTTGGCTCGCGTCCGCAAAGAACTGTTCCTCACCGGCAGCGCACTCTACGAGACGATTGTCGCCATCGCGGAACGCGTCAACCGCAAGGTCCATGTCCTGCGCCTCCATGGTCAGGCCACGACGATTCTGAACCAGATTCACGCCATTCATCGACAGGTCGGTCGCCGCATCGCAGAGTTGGGAACCAAACCCTCCGGCGCCATACCGGCGGTCGCTCCCGGCACGCTCCCGTCGCTGGAAAATACCATCCGCACAGCCTCCGACCGCATCAAGGGGCAACAGGCCGCCTTGCAACAGATCGAACGGCATATCCGTGACCTCAAGATCGAATTGGCCCACGAGGACCTGCTCACCATGCAACGCGAACTGGGTCTGCGTGACGCGGCCATCGAACGCGTGCTCGTCGCCCGTGGCGCACCGGTCATCGGCCATCCGATCGGTGAATTCGACCTGCCGTCGACGACCCACATCGTGGCGGTCTTTCGAGGCCCATTCCTGCTCCCGCTCTCCGATTCCATGACGCTCCGGCCCGACGACATTGTGATTCTTGTCGGCCTTCGCCACGACTTGGCTCACTGGCTTCCGCATTTCCAACGACCGGCTGCATCGAAATCGGCCTAA
- a CDS encoding ThiF family adenylyltransferase, producing the protein MSQQLINHSPDLKKLRDEGYDVAVQSNYLLIRRVPYVNSNREVKRGILISELSLAGDVTTAPSTHVVYFTGDHPCNKDGSLLIKIKHQSEQQRLGPDLVANHSFSSKPSRGYKDYYEKMSTYATIISSPAESIDPRATATVFPIIEAEADHSVFNYMDTASSRAGIQIVSRKLELAKVGIIGLGGTGSYVLDLVAKTPIKEIHLFDGDQFLQHNAFRSPGAPSLDELRAAPKKVVYFKSRYAHLHRHIVANDCFIDASNIEQLRGMSFVFLCLDSGSAKKVIVEKLEDWAVPFIDVGMGVELVDDALGGILRITTSIPKTPQSAKSRQRISFSERGENNDYSRNIQIADLNALNAALAVVKWKKLCGFYRDLEKEHTSVYTIDGNILNNEDQR; encoded by the coding sequence TTCCAACCGAGAGGTCAAACGCGGGATCCTTATTTCGGAATTGAGTTTGGCGGGCGATGTGACGACTGCTCCCAGTACTCATGTCGTCTATTTTACGGGCGATCACCCTTGCAACAAGGACGGATCTCTCTTGATCAAGATCAAGCATCAAAGCGAACAACAGCGCCTTGGTCCTGATCTCGTCGCCAATCATTCGTTCTCCAGCAAGCCGAGTAGAGGGTATAAGGACTACTACGAGAAGATGTCGACGTACGCGACCATCATTTCAAGCCCTGCCGAGTCCATCGATCCACGTGCAACTGCCACGGTGTTTCCGATCATTGAAGCCGAGGCAGACCATTCGGTCTTCAACTATATGGATACAGCCTCGAGCCGGGCTGGGATTCAGATCGTGAGCAGGAAGCTGGAACTCGCGAAGGTTGGGATCATAGGTTTGGGTGGGACCGGGTCATATGTGTTAGACCTCGTGGCAAAAACTCCCATTAAAGAGATTCATCTGTTCGACGGCGATCAATTTCTGCAGCACAACGCCTTTCGGTCGCCAGGAGCGCCATCGCTTGATGAACTGCGAGCGGCTCCAAAGAAGGTCGTGTACTTCAAGTCTCGATATGCGCACCTGCACAGACACATCGTTGCCAACGATTGCTTTATCGACGCCTCAAATATCGAGCAACTGCGGGGAATGAGCTTTGTGTTCCTTTGTCTCGACAGCGGCAGCGCAAAAAAGGTGATCGTCGAGAAGCTGGAAGACTGGGCCGTACCCTTTATCGACGTGGGTATGGGAGTCGAGTTAGTCGATGACGCATTGGGGGGAATCCTCAGAATCACAACCAGCATCCCCAAGACACCTCAGTCTGCGAAATCCAGACAGCGAATCTCCTTCTCTGAGAGGGGCGAGAACAACGACTATTCGCGAAACATCCAGATTGCTGATCTGAATGCCCTGAATGCTGCGCTTGCGGTCGTCAAATGGAAGAAATTGTGTGGCTTTTATCGGGATTTGGAAAAGGAGCATACCAGTGTGTACACCATCGATGGCAATATTCTGAATAATGAAGATCAGAGATGA
- a CDS encoding TnsA endonuclease N-terminal domain-containing protein: MELPPTAIRITRDRKSVMRKEIWEQQTGERDHIKPVWKQPRGSYGNNFWQMYSWKLDRDVHFYSNLERDHGVIMEADPNVAWFCEQPLRINIKLDGRDHKTVIDMLVHFSNGRKEYREVKYVRDLQRVEDHSRVARQLAAQQDWAIVTANEYKIVTEHEIRRNAVFIRNWKQILAYLATYASYDLAEIEDQILAAFDVEPSWSLRDLERHIARPECQTVKAAIFRLIHGGLCTAPLDVCPLTNSLIIQRGIK, translated from the coding sequence ATGGAGTTGCCTCCCACGGCGATCAGGATAACACGAGATAGAAAGAGCGTAATGAGAAAAGAGATTTGGGAACAGCAGACGGGCGAGCGCGACCATATCAAGCCGGTGTGGAAACAACCTCGTGGAAGCTACGGAAATAATTTTTGGCAGATGTATAGCTGGAAATTAGATCGAGACGTCCACTTCTACAGTAACCTCGAGCGAGACCACGGCGTCATCATGGAAGCCGATCCCAATGTCGCTTGGTTCTGCGAACAGCCGCTGCGCATCAACATTAAGCTGGACGGCCGAGATCATAAGACGGTGATTGACATGTTAGTCCATTTCTCGAACGGTCGGAAAGAATATCGTGAAGTGAAATATGTCCGTGATTTGCAAAGGGTTGAAGATCACTCACGCGTGGCTCGGCAACTCGCCGCCCAGCAAGATTGGGCTATCGTGACAGCCAATGAGTACAAGATCGTCACGGAGCATGAAATTAGACGAAATGCAGTGTTCATTCGGAACTGGAAACAGATCTTGGCGTATCTCGCCACCTACGCATCCTATGATCTCGCGGAGATTGAAGATCAAATCCTCGCCGCGTTCGACGTCGAGCCGTCCTGGTCCCTGAGAGATCTGGAACGTCATATCGCTCGTCCAGAATGCCAGACTGTGAAGGCTGCGATCTTTCGCCTCATCCATGGCGGTCTCTGCACGGCTCCGCTCGACGTGTGTCCGTTGACAAACTCCTTAATCATACAGCGAGGGATCAAATGA
- a CDS encoding MbcA/ParS/Xre antitoxin family protein — MDADAVIARANDVFGSKAKAKVWLFRPNRALSGVTPRSLLSTKTGSRRVLTVLGRIEHGVYS, encoded by the coding sequence ATGGATGCTGACGCCGTCATTGCCCGAGCCAACGACGTGTTTGGATCTAAGGCCAAAGCAAAGGTCTGGCTCTTTCGCCCCAACCGCGCACTATCCGGCGTTACTCCACGTTCGCTCCTCTCTACTAAGACCGGGAGCCGCCGCGTGCTCACCGTCCTCGGCCGTATCGAGCACGGCGTCTACAGCTAG